From a region of the Sulfuriferula plumbiphila genome:
- a CDS encoding IS5 family transposase (programmed frameshift), translating to MPETIHRHDITDKHWALLEPHLPGRAGVWGGVAQDNRRFINAVFWILRTGAPWRDLPASYGGWKNTHRRFCRWRDQGIWESLLEKLIVEPDYEWLMIDASHCKVPPHAAGARGGNQGMSRTKGGFNTKIHLAVDAHGMPLRAVITEGTRADCAEADQLIEGFQMEHLLADKGYDSDAIVAKVEEQGAKAVIPPRKNRKQPREYDKHLYKLRHLVENAFLHLKRWRGIATRYAKNLSSFVAAVQIRCLTLWLTIS from the exons ATGCCAGAAACCATCCATCGACACGACATTACGGACAAACATTGGGCCTTGCTCGAACCGCATTTACCTGGGCGCGCAGGTGTTTGGGGTGGAGTGGCACAAGATAACCGCCGATTTATCAATGCGGTGTTTTGGATTCTTCGCACGGGTGCGCCGTGGCGAGACCTGCCTGCCTCGTATGGAGGATGGAAAAACACCCATCGACGCTTTTGCCGTTGGCGCGATCAAGGCATTTGGGAGTCGTTGCTGGAAAAGCTCATTGTCGAGCCGGATTACGAATGGCTCATGATCGATGCCAGCCATTGCAAGGTTCCCCCCCATGCCGCTGGGGCACGCGGAGGCAATCAAGGCATGAGCCGTACAAAAGGGGGCT TCAACACAAAGATACATCTGGCCGTGGATGCGCATGGTATGCCGCTCAGAGCAGTTATTACAGAAGGTACCCGAGCAGATTGCGCTGAGGCTGACCAATTGATTGAGGGATTTCAGATGGAGCACCTTCTTGCCGACAAAGGCTACGACAGCGATGCGATCGTGGCGAAAGTCGAGGAACAAGGAGCAAAAGCGGTTATTCCGCCGCGCAAAAACCGTAAACAACCCAGAGAGTACGATAAGCATCTCTACAAGCTACGCCATTTGGTCGAGAACGCATTCTTGCATCTCAAGCGGTGGCGAGGGATCGCCACCCGCTATGCGAAAAACTTGTCATCCTTCGTGGCTGCCGTACAAATTCGCTGTCTTACCCTTTGGCTGACTATCTCGTGA
- a CDS encoding PAS domain-containing protein: protein MNTSYSLLVNTLPSSEISLLCLDHELRVTGFTLNLQNVLSLSLSDQGRPLGEVSQELVADGLIDAAKAVVNTLSPFQRELKMRSGRRFLCRILPYSTDNDSLCGIVIIYIDITNGEHNAQMPIKACRQVTGPLERCMQERTAQLRALTMELTLAEEQARHALAHDLHDDLGQILTVTRHKLAAWEKENQSPSFRQPVREISSLFAKAHQSLHSMVFQLCPPLLHETGLVSALEWLTEAPHRVCGLNVSIEDGGLPIPLDLPVATLVFRAVREILINVAKHAGVDRAVLSVKRMGGRLKIVIADAGQGFDYDAVLAQPGALGLRSIQERLSYIEGGIEIESRPGKSTQVSLLAPLAYASIAPELLE, encoded by the coding sequence ATGAATACATCTTATTCCTTACTCGTTAACACGTTGCCAAGCAGCGAAATTTCGCTCCTATGCCTTGACCATGAACTACGTGTCACGGGGTTCACTTTGAACTTACAGAATGTACTCAGCCTGTCTTTGTCCGATCAGGGGCGGCCACTGGGCGAGGTTTCTCAGGAACTCGTTGCAGATGGCTTAATCGACGCCGCAAAAGCAGTCGTGAATACGCTATCGCCGTTTCAACGCGAACTTAAAATGCGCAGCGGCCGTCGGTTCCTGTGCCGTATACTGCCTTACAGTACGGATAACGATTCCCTTTGCGGGATAGTTATCATCTATATCGATATCACTAACGGCGAGCACAATGCGCAGATGCCTATCAAGGCATGCAGGCAGGTGACCGGGCCTCTCGAACGATGCATGCAGGAGCGCACGGCGCAACTGCGGGCTTTGACAATGGAATTGACTCTGGCAGAGGAACAGGCGCGCCACGCCTTGGCCCATGACCTTCACGATGACCTGGGTCAGATTCTTACCGTCACCAGGCACAAGCTGGCAGCCTGGGAGAAAGAAAACCAATCCCCTTCGTTTAGGCAGCCTGTGAGGGAAATAAGTTCGCTGTTCGCCAAAGCCCACCAGTCGTTGCACTCGATGGTTTTTCAACTATGCCCGCCTTTGTTGCATGAAACCGGTCTGGTATCGGCACTGGAGTGGTTGACGGAGGCGCCTCACCGCGTATGCGGTCTGAATGTGTCGATAGAAGACGGCGGCCTGCCCATACCTCTTGATCTGCCGGTAGCGACCCTCGTGTTCCGCGCCGTGCGGGAGATACTCATCAACGTCGCCAAACATGCCGGGGTCGACAGGGCCGTGCTATCAGTCAAGCGTATGGGCGGCCGGCTGAAAATCGTGATTGCTGACGCAGGTCAGGGCTTTGATTATGACGCAGTCCTGGCCCAGCCCGGCGCGTTAGGCCTGCGAAGCATCCAGGAACGATTGAGCTATATTGAGGGGGGTATCGAAATCGAGAGTAGGCCGGGTAAAAGCACCCAAGTTTCTCTCCTCGCCCCGTTGGCCTATGCATCCATTGCCCCGGAGCTGCTCGAATGA
- a CDS encoding Spy/CpxP family protein refolding chaperone: protein MKLRTKLALGLISSVFATGVATAANHDGKMHGQKHEMDCDGMGMMQGHMMDPVATAHKHLSELKARLKLTKEQEPAWQAFSGQVNAQAKNMASVRDKMKGNMQNMPMTAPDRMAMMAGMMEDRAQNMATMADAVKTFYATLTPEQKNAFDKMHMSHMQSMGHMK from the coding sequence ATGAAGCTGCGTACAAAACTCGCTCTTGGCCTGATCTCTTCTGTGTTCGCAACCGGTGTCGCAACGGCTGCGAATCATGACGGGAAGATGCATGGGCAAAAACATGAAATGGACTGTGATGGCATGGGCATGATGCAGGGCCATATGATGGATCCGGTCGCCACCGCCCACAAACACCTGAGTGAACTGAAAGCCAGGCTTAAGCTCACCAAAGAACAAGAACCTGCCTGGCAGGCATTCTCCGGTCAGGTCAACGCACAAGCCAAAAACATGGCGTCGGTGCGCGACAAGATGAAAGGCAATATGCAGAACATGCCCATGACCGCGCCTGATCGCATGGCGATGATGGCAGGCATGATGGAAGACCGTGCGCAGAATATGGCCACGATGGCAGACGCGGTAAAAACATTCTATGCAACCCTCACGCCTGAACAAAAAAATGCGTTCGACAAAATGCACATGAGCCACATGCAATCCATGGGTCACATGAAATAG